From Roseofilum capinflatum BLCC-M114, one genomic window encodes:
- the rpe gene encoding ribulose-phosphate 3-epimerase: MPKPIVIAPSILSADFSRLGEEIKAVDEAGADWIHVDVMDGRFVPNITIGPLIVDAIRPVTKKPLDVHLMIVEPEKYVEGFAKAGADIISVHAEHNASPHLHRTLGQIRELGKQAGVVLNPSTPLELIEYVLELCDLILIMSVNPGFGGQSFIPEVVPKIRKLRQMCDDRGLDPWIEVDGGLKGNNTWQVLEAGANAIVAGSAVFKAPNYAEAISGIRNSKRPELVTA, encoded by the coding sequence ATGCCCAAACCCATTGTTATTGCCCCATCAATTCTATCTGCCGATTTTAGCCGCCTGGGAGAAGAGATTAAAGCTGTGGATGAAGCCGGTGCAGACTGGATTCATGTGGATGTTATGGATGGCCGGTTTGTCCCCAATATTACTATCGGCCCGTTAATCGTAGATGCCATTCGCCCGGTGACCAAAAAACCTCTGGATGTTCACTTGATGATTGTGGAACCCGAAAAGTATGTGGAGGGCTTTGCTAAGGCCGGTGCGGATATTATTTCGGTTCATGCTGAACATAATGCGTCTCCTCACTTACACCGGACTCTAGGACAAATCAGAGAGTTGGGCAAGCAAGCTGGAGTGGTGCTGAATCCTTCTACACCGTTAGAGTTGATTGAGTATGTCCTGGAATTGTGCGACTTGATTCTGATCATGAGTGTTAACCCTGGGTTTGGGGGACAAAGTTTTATTCCGGAAGTGGTTCCCAAAATTCGTAAGTTGCGTCAAATGTGCGACGATCGCGGACTCGATCCTTGGATTGAAGTTGATGGCGGCTTGAAGGGTAATAATACTTGGCAAGTCTTGGAAGCGGGAGCAAATGCTATTGTTGCTGGTTCTGCGGTATTCAAGGCTCCAAACTATGCTGAGGCGATT